DNA sequence from the Amphiprion ocellaris isolate individual 3 ecotype Okinawa chromosome 17, ASM2253959v1, whole genome shotgun sequence genome:
CCAAGAAGCAATCACAACAAATTTATTGTACCATAATTGGTTGTGGTTTGATAAATTTTCATCACACATGAGCAGAAATACTCTGCATCCTTTCTTCTTCTGGACTGTTTTGAATGGAGATCACTGTAATAACCACAATGTTACAATGTTCACAATgttctatccctctatctctacctctctacctcttctgtccctctcaacccgcccggccagcagacagatgggtccccccacataaagagccgggttctgctcgaggtttttttccctgttaaaagggtgttttccttgccactgttgccttttggcttgctctgggggttcaggcatatgggttctgtaaagcgtcgcgagacaatttgactgcaattggcgctatataaataaaattgaattgaattgtgcACATCAGATAATCACGAAAATTTTCTGTAAAGTAAGAAACCAAAGTATGTCAGTACATGATTCACGAGGTCTTAAAATGACCTAATTTTCAACTAGTAGCCATACAACAACATTGTCATagaattctgttgttttctctgggCGCCTCCAGAGATATTTCACAGGAAAAATCTCTGGAGGTGCCCCTGCTGGTAAAACACCCGTCACAGCAGAGGATGTGTTTCTGGAGACATTGTGCTTTATAGTGTTTCAATTTGTAACATAGATCCTACTATAATAAAAGCACTGTTTCCAGCCATGCTTTGCAATAACTGGAATGTATACTGTGGGCTGTTTTATCATATCAGTGTTTCTATCAGGTTAAGATTTTATATGTTGTGGTGGGTGTTGAGCATGACAATTGTGCATGCAGAGATTCATACACTTAAGACTGGGACAGTGTAAAGCAGGTTTTGGTTGCATGTCTAGTGAAAGATTTGCTTCTTGCTGTGACTGACCATCCTACCTGAAAGCCAGAACCAATAGAAAACCTTAAAACAACATCCTGGTATCTGCAAGTTTCTCTTCATTTGACTTCCAAAGCCGAAGGAACTGAAGCACATACAGTGTTAGCATTCTTCTTAATAAGATCTGCCATGGCTCCAGAACTCATTAAAGTGTAGCACATTCTGAGAGTTAAATGAAGTAATAATAGTTAAAAATACACCTTGGGTCAGACATGCTGCAGAATGATTAATTGTTCAgaggaacaaaacaaccacaaagagacacaaaatgaccatcaGCCTGTAGAAGGAAATCTCAAGTAATCCCAACAACAGTGAAGCTTATGATTATTGGTTTAGTGAGACTGTGTCAGAGGCTTTATTCTGAAGCTACAGTTTGTGTTGGATTTCATCATACTGCAaagttttcttgttctttttgttcagaAGACAGCTCCAACATTGTGAATTTGTTACAGAGAACTGTGACCAGCTGACTGAAGATGTGATTGTTGCCCTCTTCTGTCGAGCATATTCTCTGCATTGAGGACAGAACTTTTCACCTCTGTCAGTTTTCTTTtaagtattttctgtttcttcacaTCTCCTCAGGGGACTCTGGGGTTTGGGGTCTAAAGAAGAACTTTGCTCTGCTTGAACTCTTGGAGCGACTCCAGAATGGAGCGACCAACCAGTCAGGGATGGCGGAGGATGCCCTGAAAGGGATGGGAGAAGTAAGGCAGcagtcattttactgttttgcaaatggtGTGTAACATGCGCCACCTTCACACCTGCTTCGCCATTCACTCACAATTGTTCTTTTCAACTAGTGTATTATTCGGTGTGACGAGGATGAGAGCCACACGGCCTCCATGTACTGCACCGTGTGTGCCACCCACCTGTGTGCCGAGTGCTCTCAGCTCACCCACTCCACTCGCACGCTGGCCAAACACCGTCGGGTGCCACTGGCCGATAAGCCGCATGAGAAGACCCTCTGCCCGCAGCATCAGGTCCACGCCATCGAGTTTGTCTGTCTGGAGGAAGCCTGTCAGTCTGGGCCTCTCATGTGCTGTGTGTGCAAGGAGTACGGCAAGCACCAGGGACATAAGGTAGGTGAAAACAAAAGGCACAAGggaacacaaaaatgaccacaaaaggacTAAAATTACAGCAGATACACAAAAATACTTTAAAGAAGCACACAAGAacaataaagagacagaaaacgactgCAAAGGTTCACCAtattaccacaaagacaaaaatgacctcaaagagacaaaaattaccacaaagatgaatgttttgtacatttatttcaGTCTTCATTAGGAGGATTTGGGACTTTAAGTTAGTAAAATGCAGCTCTTCTTTGGCTGTattatatacagttttaaaatttcTTATCATTTCTGACTCTTCATTGCTTCGGTTTGCTGATGTCTGATGCTGAAAAATTGCAGGAAAAGGGGGCTGCTCTGCCTGTCCAATGATGCGCTCTCATTGGTCACCCATGTGGCCAACACAGATGTTCATTCACTGATAATCCAGTGTCAAAGTGGGAATGTCACTGCAGTGTCCTGGTGCAAGTGAGAGCATCATAAGGTGACTGTAATCTTTAGTTGATGAAAGGTGCCCACACAGACTCGAGccgtgtgtccactagatgcgattttcccacacgcaccgcatctgaaaatcgcaccgACGGCGGGCGGTCATTAGCagaccacaacattgtcacgtgACAacgctttcagcttgacagtccgGCAGACATGTCGGATAAACACTCGCTTTTATTTCGAAAACACTAATGGTTACAATGCGTGCGCAGATACAGCTGTTAtaagcttctcctccatggtGAACTGTGTTTAaaggctggaatatactttccgcACGAACGAGCTGCGCGGAAATCAGCCGCGCGGAAATCCGTGCGAAagaacgtgtgtgcatttatactctgTGCGCGTCTGCTCcaaaactgcagggggcagtgtatcccAAACatacgtctacctggtctactctagtaataaactagagaagaagaagtctgcttccaaactgcagggggcagtgtagctcaaacacacgtctacctggtctactctggtactaaactagagaagaagaagtttgccatggtTTACACCACTGACAAcacggcattttaccgaataaaagcatttcagcagttagttttatttcaccatgaatagttcataacccggttaccacggtgatctctgtgtgatgaatcgtataagttcacgtatttctagacttcagctacgagtaggtcctggccctccgccatgtttttccgtGCGGCTCCCTCCgcgttggttagaaaaatgtggaggtgcgcgGAAAGGCCGCTGGAGGGGGCGTGGGTGCGAATATGACGTAATTTTTCCAcacggagccgcacggacctcgcggacgcggtaagcataaaacaagcttagCACCTGCCGACCGTCTTTAAGCACCTTGcctgcccctgattggacaaacgcatcGACTCGGGGGCtggtctgctcctggatttcaagccggaccaacatggcggctcggccgcaaactttgtCTATTATTACAAAAACGCTGCAGctaaaagtatttctgaaagcatttgagacGAGAAATAAGCTGggcagtagctgaatctgtcctcgttttatttcatcgatggctagtttagatgtttgaggacagtttcacgatgcgtgggcTCTCCGCACGCCGGAGTCGagtctactctatgcaaatgagctgcagcccgctccaggtaaacacaccggatcgcagctgtaaatgcgccgcatgtggcgtgctggtccggttgcgatgtgtttccagctgcgatccgttGTGCTTACCCGGAGcgggccgcagctcatttgcataaagtagacagGACTtctgctttatgcaaattcgatgtggcgtgcggagattccacgcaccgtgaaactgtcctcaaacttctaaactaggcgtcggtgacataaaacgaggacagattcagctgctgcacagattatttctcgcctcaaatgctttcagaaatacttttcgctgaagtgtttttgaaataaaagggaaagttcgtggccgagccgctgtgtttatccgacttgtctgccggACCGTCAAGCTGACAGCTctgtcacgtgaccacgtagcagCCCGCTGTTGCTcgagcgctgtcatgtgaccatgttgtggtctgGTAGTGACCGCCCGCCATCCGTGCGATtgtcagatgcggtgcgttgccgtgcgggaaaatcgcatctagtggacacgcggcTTTACTattaacacaaactgacaaacagtAATATTATTGATGCATTTTAGAATGTGACACCACTATTCCTTGAAGTTACTACTAAAATATATCAAGGGGCTGCCAAGTAGCAATCAAAataatttgaaacaaaaattaccataaaaaaacacaaatggacaaaaatatccactacagacagaaaatgaccacaaatagaccacagatcacaaatagacacaacacaaccacacagactAGTGACCACAAAGAAATCCAACTCTGTATACATGGCCATGCCaagattcacaaaaaatcacaaactgacaaaaacgaccacaaagagacaaaagcaaCTTCAAGgacacacaaagtgaccacaaacagacagaaagcaaacacacagagttTAAAACATCCATACACGGtaatgcaaagagacacaaaataattacagagagacacaaaacatctgtaCATAATCATGCATTCTTGAACTTTTTTCTAGCACGCTGTTCTTGAGACTGAAGCGAATCAGATTCGTGCATCCATTCTGGACATGGCCCACTGCATCCGCACCTTCACAGACGAGGTGTCCGAGTACTCGAGGAAGCTGGTGGGCATCGTGCAGCAAATAGAAGGTGGCGAGCAGATAGTGGAGGATGGAGTCGGCATGGCACACACTGAACATGTAAGATACAACATGGGAAATctttgtaaaacacaaacagttgTACCTGTCCTCTGGTATTAACGCCTTTCTATGTATTTGTCAGGTTCCCGGAACAGCAGAGAGCGCACGCTCCTGCGTCCGAGCTTACTTTGCAGACCTCCACGAGACCCTGTGTCGGCAGGAGGAGATGGCACTGAGCGTGGTGGATGCTCACGTTAGGGAGAGGCTTATCTGGCtgagacagcagcaggaggacaTGACCATCCTGCTGTCTCAGGTCTCCACCGCCTGCCTGCACTGCgagaaaacactgcagcaggtAGGAGACATGAAAACATTGAGCTCAGCGAATAAACGGGTGCATGTAAGGGCCATTTTTTCCAAATAAGGATTAAAGCCACAGCATCAGGTGATACATTGTAATATTGTGTTAtttctccaccaaggaacgcggcggagttatgtaacgatcggcgttggtttgtccgtctgtttgtctgttgacaaaatgacttaaaaacggactaacagatttggatgaaaatttaagggaaggtcagaaatgacacaaggaccaattgattagattttggcagtgatgtagcttatagtctggatccacggatttgttaaagatttctgtatcattgcgagatagtggcatggcgtcactataactatgacaataagtgaacactacatcagctgcctgctgacgatcacattattgcgatcctgctacaaatcgactgttgcaaacttatcaggacttatccgtcagaaatgatacaaggaccaattgattaaattgtgggggtgtttccgagtcccatcgtttccgccgcccgctacacatttaggtcacgcaattcggtatacgtacataaagtacacatgcataacacacgtctgtgctcagcacaaggtcattttgtttgtgtgtacatctgtattaaatagccacattctatggtgcagtaatttctgatcatcaataactaataaacaaatgctgcatttctagaaaaaaatgctgcatttcagaAAATCCCGTATGAGGAAATGGAACATCCTTGGTTGAGTACTGccttctctgagtgcttttctagtattGAGTATGTGTTGCTTCTGTCCTGCTCTAGGATGACTGCAGAGTTGTGCTGGCAAAGCAGGAGATCAACTGTTTGCTGGAGACCCttcagaagcagcagcatcagttTACTGAGCTGGCAGATCACATTCAGCTGGATGCTGGCATCCCTGTCACCTTCACTAAGGTACACTGCTCATAGTCAGTCCTGGAAATCTGCATGTGTCAATGAGGGATGTCCTGTTCTGATCTCAAAGATCATTTTTTACAAGTCAGTATCGACTGTCACATAGGTGTTGTAAAGGGAGGGCACAGTTTGTGGCAGGATGATAGGAATGcaaatttttgaatcattttcatgATTAACAGTCAGCCGCATTATCAATCGATAACACAATTGATAACGCTAATTAAGCACATGCTTTGTGGTTGTGTCCTAGTCGATTCTGGCTTGTTTTAATCACAAGCTCTGGCTGGAGGGCATGaagtgtcacagaagtcttcAACAATGTTTTGTCCTGTTACCACTGAGCTTTCTGTAGCCTGAATGCCTGCATTATTTAACAGTTAGAGGCTCCTCCTGGTGGACCAGACAGGTACTACAGCTTATCTACAATACATGTTCTGACATGCATTTAGAGAATACAGGTTCTCTCTGTCTTTTGGACTTGTATACCCTACCATCTCCACACTATATTTCAGACAGTGTCCTACCAAagctttacaacaaggttcAAGACTACCTGCATGACATTAACAAACAGCTTTGATACAGAAAtcctctttgttttcttctaaatGCATTGCAGAGCTGTTCAGTTGTCAAACATATGCACTGTATTGATTTTAATGCCTGTAATGTACTTGACATCTGTATTATCTCAGAAAATGATATCGGATTGTGAATTAGTACAGGCAGATGCTAAGTATTAAATGACTCGGATAGGATTGGGGGTAAAAGGACCTTGTTCAGGACATCCCTAGTGTCAatgaaatctgtcacaaaatgGTAAGGGCAGTGGTGTTCTTCAATATGTAACGgtgatgttgaaaatgtgttttcaggacAACCGGGTCCACATTGGTCCAAAAATGGAAATCCGTGTTGTGACTCTTGGGCTCGATGGAGCTGGAAAAACCACCATCCTCTTCAAGCTGAAACAAGATGAGTTCATGCAACCCATCCCAACCATTGGTAAAGGCATTTGGAGTATAATGAAAATCAGCTCGCTGATCTAGAAATGCTGAGTGACTTTTAAAGAGCCaatattctgcacttttacatgCTCAGATTTGTATTTTGGGTGTCTACTACAGCATGCTTTAATGTTAACtactgtatttttcttattgCTGCAGCACCTTTTCGTATTTTAACGCACTATTTTACACtactctgctctgattggtcagctgacctgaTGAAAGTGAAGTAACACTTATATGATCAGAGTAATGTTTCTGTAAGAGAAAATAAGTGCCTTTGGACTTTGCAAACTTGCAGACcctttacatgcacaaaaatgcAGCTGTCACACTAAAGGAATGGCAAAAAGCATATTGACTCTTTGTGTCAACATTACAAGTCTCTTGAATAATGACCTGATttaattcttgtttttaatcttttcttcaAGGTTTCAATGTGGAAACAGTTGAATACAAGAACCTTAAATTCACTATCTGGGACGTGGGAGGGAAGCATAAGCTCAGACCTCTCTGGAAACACTATTATCTCAACACTCAAGGTATGATCTGTGCTTTATATGCTTGGAATGTATTGTTCATTATTTGTCTGCATATTTGAATGACATGTTCAGCTTACTGTGCATGGCATGGTGTTGAAAATTTATAGAGTTGAATAATACTTTGTTTGAATTAGACTTTAgagaacaaaaaagattttcttttgttcactCAATTGATTAATCACTAGGGCTTGGTTTGTTATCTGTAGTAAATGTTCCACAGTGCACTGAGTGTGAATAAATtccaaaacaacataaaaagctaGTATTTGCAGCTCATTAAATTATTTGAATTAggttattttatactgaaatgatAAGAAAAGACTTGGAGCAGACCAGGTAAATACCATCTGTCATGTTACTGAATTGTTGCAGGTTTAAGTACATTAAATCACCTCTATCATTGTGTAAACGCATTG
Encoded proteins:
- the trim23 gene encoding E3 ubiquitin-protein ligase TRIM23 codes for the protein MAAAAAGINKQGAVATMETCIRHGRGANGSTVKVLECGVCEDVFSLQGDKVPRLLLCGHTVCHDCLTRLPLHGRAVRCPFDRQVTELGDSGVWGLKKNFALLELLERLQNGATNQSGMAEDALKGMGECIIRCDEDESHTASMYCTVCATHLCAECSQLTHSTRTLAKHRRVPLADKPHEKTLCPQHQVHAIEFVCLEEACQSGPLMCCVCKEYGKHQGHKHAVLETEANQIRASILDMAHCIRTFTDEVSEYSRKLVGIVQQIEGGEQIVEDGVGMAHTEHVPGTAESARSCVRAYFADLHETLCRQEEMALSVVDAHVRERLIWLRQQQEDMTILLSQVSTACLHCEKTLQQDDCRVVLAKQEINCLLETLQKQQHQFTELADHIQLDAGIPVTFTKDNRVHIGPKMEIRVVTLGLDGAGKTTILFKLKQDEFMQPIPTIGFNVETVEYKNLKFTIWDVGGKHKLRPLWKHYYLNTQAVVFVIDSCHRDRLMEAHSELAKLLTEKELRDALLLIFANKQDVPGAVSVEEMTELLSLHKLCCGRSWHIQGCDARSGMGLHEGLDWLSRQLVAAGVLDVA